One stretch of Sinomonas terrae DNA includes these proteins:
- a CDS encoding triose-phosphate isomerase family protein, which translates to MTESAPPAPAAGGGARPIVLGVSFKLYLDVDSTVEWAKTVAEAVRDHPAVKGGRVRLFVLPSLPAIPGVVDALQGTGVGVGAQDLFWEDRGAFTGAVSGADLRTVGCSYAEIGHAERRALFGEDDVILGRKLVAALRNGLTPVLCVGETVKSDPQTAARETAAELEAVTRDLPASDGGHDLIVAYEPRWAIGQAEAADPDYAGTVIAGLRQVLESDERIGSSSILYGGSAQPGTLSALRETADGLFLGRFAHDPRRFGLVLDEALALRDPQLRTG; encoded by the coding sequence GTGACTGAGTCTGCTCCTCCCGCTCCGGCGGCTGGGGGCGGTGCGCGACCGATCGTCCTCGGTGTGAGCTTCAAGCTCTATCTGGATGTAGACAGCACTGTGGAATGGGCGAAGACGGTCGCAGAGGCCGTCCGCGACCATCCGGCTGTCAAGGGCGGAAGAGTGCGGCTCTTCGTGCTGCCTTCCTTGCCCGCGATACCCGGCGTCGTCGACGCCCTGCAGGGCACCGGGGTGGGCGTGGGTGCCCAGGACCTCTTCTGGGAGGACCGCGGCGCGTTCACGGGAGCGGTCAGCGGTGCCGACCTGCGCACTGTCGGGTGCAGTTATGCGGAGATCGGCCACGCAGAACGGCGTGCGTTGTTCGGGGAAGACGATGTGATCCTCGGGCGGAAGCTCGTTGCCGCCTTGAGGAACGGCTTGACCCCGGTCCTCTGCGTCGGCGAGACCGTGAAGTCGGACCCCCAGACGGCGGCTCGGGAAACGGCGGCTGAGCTCGAAGCCGTGACGAGAGACCTGCCAGCGTCCGACGGCGGCCACGACCTCATCGTCGCCTACGAGCCTCGCTGGGCGATCGGGCAAGCGGAGGCAGCGGACCCCGATTATGCGGGCACGGTCATTGCGGGGCTGAGACAAGTGCTCGAAAGCGATGAACGGATCGGATCCTCGTCGATCCTCTACGGCGGCAGCGCCCAGCCCGGAACCCTTTCGGCCCTGAGGGAGACCGCCGACGGGCTTTTCCTCGGGCGCTTCGCACACGATCCTCGCCGCTTCGGACTCGTTCTTGACGAGGCCCTGGCGCTACGTGATCCTCAGCTGAGAACCGGGTGA
- a CDS encoding ribose-5-phosphate isomerase, with protein MSRTWRVVVGSDGAGYDYKETLKADLEKDPRVSEVIDVGVDAEDDTAYPSIAIAAAEKVRDNEADRALLVCGTGLGVAIAANKVPGIRAVTAHDSYSVERSVLSNNAQVLTFGQRVVGLELARRLAREWLGYEFDENSASAKKVAVIDGYESTGSCD; from the coding sequence ATGAGCCGCACGTGGCGAGTCGTCGTCGGATCCGATGGCGCCGGCTATGACTACAAGGAGACCCTCAAAGCTGACCTGGAGAAGGACCCACGGGTATCCGAGGTCATCGATGTGGGGGTCGATGCAGAGGACGATACCGCCTACCCCTCCATCGCCATCGCCGCCGCCGAGAAGGTCCGCGACAACGAGGCGGACCGCGCACTCCTGGTCTGCGGCACAGGCCTCGGCGTGGCCATCGCCGCGAACAAGGTCCCCGGGATCCGGGCGGTCACCGCGCATGACAGCTACAGCGTCGAGCGCAGCGTCCTGAGCAACAACGCCCAGGTCCTGACGTTCGGCCAGCGCGTCGTCGGACTCGAGCTCGCGCGGCGCCTCGCAAGAGAGTGGCTCGGGTACGAGTTCGACGAGAATTCCGCCTCTGCCAAGAAGGTCGCGGTCATCGACGGATATGAGAGCACGGGCTCCTGTGACTGA
- a CDS encoding dihydroxyacetone kinase family protein — translation MSYVLNDAASFADDSADGFVAAHRNLVRRVRGGVARAGATAPGQVAVVIGGGSGHYPAFAGLVGPGIAHGAAMGNVFASPSAQQVVSVARAAASDAGVLLAYGNYAGDALNFDQAQDQLRAEGIPCQTVRVTDDICSAPPAEQEKRRGIAGDLVVFRAAGWAAEQGFDLESVTALAARANERTRSIGVAFSGCTLPGTAEPLFTVPPGMMAVGMGIHGEPGIETVSMATASGLAGLLTDRLLAERPETADGAGRIGVIVNGLGSVKSEELFLLYGAIVPLMEKAGLTIVDPEVGEYATSFEMAGLSLTVVWLDDELEQAWRSPAYTPAYRKGAVDISATAPAVAPDETASEVAAMAASSEEAAAAGAQVLKAIDAIKNVIDREADELGRLDAIAGDGDHGIGMQRGARAAAQAAAAASAAGAGAGTVLVLAGDAWADKAGGTSGALWGLALRTMGQQIGDDDAPAPATVAQAVTAAREAVQRTGKAEIGDKTLVDALVPFAERLTALTSEGRGLAQAWTEAAQTATAAAAGTADLLPRLGRARPHMEKSLGTPDPGAVSFALAVTAVGAVLDAYDLKEN, via the coding sequence ATGAGCTACGTACTGAACGACGCGGCCTCCTTCGCCGACGATTCCGCCGATGGGTTCGTCGCCGCACACCGCAATCTCGTCCGCCGCGTGCGCGGCGGCGTCGCCCGCGCCGGCGCGACCGCCCCCGGGCAGGTCGCGGTCGTGATCGGCGGCGGTTCCGGCCACTACCCGGCCTTCGCCGGACTCGTCGGACCGGGGATCGCCCACGGCGCAGCGATGGGGAACGTGTTCGCCTCCCCCAGCGCGCAGCAGGTCGTCTCCGTGGCCCGCGCGGCAGCCTCCGACGCGGGCGTGCTCTTGGCCTACGGCAACTACGCCGGGGATGCGCTCAACTTCGACCAAGCCCAGGACCAGCTGCGCGCCGAGGGCATACCCTGCCAGACCGTGCGTGTCACGGACGATATCTGCAGCGCGCCGCCTGCCGAGCAGGAGAAGCGCAGGGGCATCGCCGGGGACCTCGTGGTATTCCGGGCAGCGGGATGGGCCGCTGAGCAAGGCTTCGACCTCGAGTCCGTGACGGCCCTCGCGGCCCGCGCGAACGAGCGCACCCGCTCGATCGGGGTCGCCTTCTCCGGCTGCACCCTCCCCGGCACGGCCGAGCCGCTCTTCACCGTGCCTCCCGGGATGATGGCCGTGGGAATGGGGATCCATGGGGAACCCGGGATCGAGACGGTCTCGATGGCCACGGCCAGCGGGCTCGCAGGACTCCTCACCGACCGCCTCCTCGCCGAACGTCCCGAGACCGCAGACGGGGCGGGCAGGATCGGAGTGATCGTGAACGGCCTCGGCTCCGTCAAGTCGGAGGAACTCTTCCTGCTCTACGGAGCCATCGTGCCGCTCATGGAGAAGGCGGGACTCACGATCGTCGACCCGGAGGTCGGCGAATACGCCACCAGCTTCGAAATGGCCGGTCTGTCCCTCACCGTCGTCTGGCTCGACGACGAACTCGAGCAGGCATGGCGTTCCCCCGCTTATACCCCCGCCTACCGCAAGGGAGCAGTCGACATCAGCGCAACCGCCCCCGCCGTCGCCCCCGACGAAACAGCCTCGGAGGTGGCAGCGATGGCGGCGTCGTCCGAGGAAGCCGCCGCGGCAGGCGCACAAGTCCTCAAAGCCATCGATGCGATCAAAAACGTGATCGACCGCGAGGCCGACGAACTAGGCCGCCTCGACGCGATCGCCGGCGACGGCGACCACGGGATTGGCATGCAGCGCGGCGCAAGAGCGGCCGCCCAGGCAGCCGCGGCCGCAAGCGCCGCGGGCGCTGGCGCTGGGACAGTCCTCGTCCTGGCCGGAGACGCCTGGGCTGACAAGGCAGGCGGCACCTCCGGGGCCCTGTGGGGCCTCGCCCTGCGCACGATGGGCCAGCAGATCGGCGACGACGACGCCCCCGCGCCCGCGACGGTGGCCCAAGCCGTGACCGCGGCCCGCGAAGCCGTGCAGCGCACGGGCAAGGCCGAGATCGGCGACAAGACCCTCGTGGACGCGCTCGTCCCCTTCGCCGAGCGGCTCACGGCACTCACGTCCGAGGGCCGTGGACTGGCGCAGGCATGGACCGAAGCCGCTCAGACGGCAACGGCCGCTGCAGCCGGCACAGCTGACCTCCTCCCGCGGCTGGGCCGGGCACGGCCCCACATGGAGAAGAGCCTGGGCACCCCGGACCCCGGCGCCGTCTCGTTCGCCCTCGCCGTGACCGCGGTGGGCGCTGTCCTGGATGCATACGACCTGAAGGAGAACTGA
- a CDS encoding D-ribose ABC transporter substrate-binding protein: protein MFRKAIGAALALGVTAAVAMTGCSGGSSSGSGSSAASGGKAGGLITIVVNDPSNPYWLTEGNVAKAEAEHLGYQATVAASKGDVNTESTIIDTAIANHSAGIILDPANADGSIGNIKRAMNAKIPVFLVNAEINQTGVALGQLVSNNAQGAAIGAQRWIKAAGTQGSYAELFGLPSDNNAATRSNGYKTVISQYPGWKEVAKQTANWDRALGQQKMQSILQATPNINAVISGNDEMALGAIAALKQAGKTNVIVGGFDGSPDAVSAVKDGSLAYTVLQPVATFTKKAVDELDAYIKNGTKPSQEKQSFDCILITKANVDKMTAPFTYSG from the coding sequence ATGTTCCGCAAAGCTATTGGCGCAGCACTGGCGCTCGGCGTCACAGCGGCCGTCGCAATGACCGGCTGTTCGGGTGGAAGCAGCTCCGGGTCCGGCTCCTCGGCGGCCTCGGGGGGCAAGGCAGGCGGCCTGATCACGATCGTGGTCAACGACCCCTCGAACCCCTACTGGCTCACTGAAGGAAACGTCGCGAAGGCCGAAGCCGAGCACCTCGGCTATCAGGCAACGGTGGCAGCGTCGAAGGGCGACGTGAACACCGAGTCCACCATCATCGACACAGCCATCGCCAACCACTCCGCCGGCATCATCCTCGACCCGGCGAACGCGGACGGCTCGATCGGGAACATCAAGCGCGCGATGAATGCGAAGATCCCTGTGTTCCTGGTCAATGCCGAGATCAACCAGACCGGGGTGGCACTCGGCCAGCTCGTTTCCAACAACGCCCAGGGCGCTGCCATCGGAGCCCAGCGGTGGATCAAGGCGGCCGGCACCCAGGGCAGCTACGCGGAACTGTTCGGGCTTCCGTCGGACAACAACGCAGCGACGCGTTCCAACGGCTACAAGACCGTCATCTCCCAGTATCCGGGATGGAAGGAAGTCGCGAAGCAGACGGCGAACTGGGACCGTGCCCTCGGCCAGCAGAAGATGCAGTCCATCCTGCAGGCGACCCCTAACATCAACGCCGTGATCTCGGGCAACGACGAGATGGCACTCGGTGCGATCGCCGCCTTGAAGCAGGCCGGCAAGACCAACGTCATCGTCGGCGGCTTCGACGGTTCCCCGGATGCGGTCAGCGCGGTCAAGGACGGCTCGCTCGCCTACACCGTCCTGCAGCCCGTGGCGACCTTCACGAAGAAGGCCGTCGACGAGCTCGACGCGTACATCAAGAACGGGACCAAGCCCTCGCAGGAGAAGCAGTCGTTCGACTGCATCCTGATCACCAAGGCCAACGTCGACAAGATGACCGCGCCGTTCACCTACTCCGGCTGA